The following are from one region of the Hymenobacter radiodurans genome:
- a CDS encoding MarR family winged helix-turn-helix transcriptional regulator, with product MLNEILFYSLDRAIRQYRKFAQANIDRAGIDITVDQWLVLRVIDEHDDLTQADIADRVFKDQASVARIIALLLKRGLIGAEPLPNDGRRTQLRVTAAGHDTLVAVQPVVLSNRATALDGLNEATLDQVRRSLERIYTNCLPSPVTPTETPITDAATQNPVPVAKGS from the coding sequence ATGCTAAACGAAATTCTCTTTTACTCCCTCGACCGGGCCATCCGGCAATACCGCAAGTTCGCGCAAGCCAACATTGATCGAGCTGGTATTGACATCACGGTAGACCAATGGCTGGTGCTGCGCGTGATCGACGAGCACGACGATTTAACCCAGGCCGACATCGCCGACCGGGTTTTCAAAGATCAAGCATCGGTTGCCCGCATTATCGCGCTGCTGCTGAAGCGCGGCCTGATAGGAGCCGAACCATTGCCCAACGATGGTCGGCGCACCCAACTGCGGGTAACGGCGGCCGGCCACGACACGCTGGTGGCGGTGCAGCCGGTGGTACTCAGCAACCGCGCCACCGCCCTGGATGGCCTGAACGAGGCCACGCTAGATCAGGTGCGCCGCAGCTTGGAGCGCATTTATACGAATTGCCTTCCCTCACCGGTGACGCCTACAGAAACACCAATTACAGACGCTGCTACCCAGAATCCTGTGCCAGTTGCCAAAGGTTCTTAA